Proteins encoded within one genomic window of Formosa agariphila KMM 3901:
- a CDS encoding DUF6250 domain-containing protein, with protein sequence MFRITRKTSIGVLLLAIGFLFTSCEEKMETVKIHNEELQKELIFEDNFDSGLEQWNVEQGSEGRTVETNKSKLEIDDVAGCTVWLKEAFSGSIMIEYDVNLIKDGGPNDRVSDLNCFWMATDPENPSNLFANSKQRDGKFSNYDSLQLYYMGVGGNDNKTTRFRRYTGDGGRPLLPEHDLSDTKFMLEPNTPYHIKIIAHNGIIQYYRNDQLLVDFKDDAPYTSGHFGFRTVKNHMTVDNFKVYQLK encoded by the coding sequence AGAATTACGAGAAAAACAAGCATTGGAGTGTTGCTTCTGGCAATAGGATTTTTATTTACCTCTTGCGAAGAAAAAATGGAAACTGTTAAAATTCATAACGAAGAGTTGCAAAAAGAATTGATCTTCGAGGATAATTTTGATTCTGGTTTGGAGCAATGGAACGTGGAACAAGGATCTGAAGGACGAACCGTAGAAACCAATAAAAGTAAATTAGAAATAGATGATGTTGCTGGATGTACCGTTTGGTTAAAAGAAGCGTTTAGTGGATCTATTATGATTGAATACGATGTTAATTTAATTAAAGATGGTGGTCCTAACGACCGTGTATCCGATTTAAATTGCTTTTGGATGGCAACCGATCCAGAAAATCCATCAAACTTATTTGCAAATTCAAAGCAACGTGACGGTAAATTTTCTAACTACGATAGTTTACAACTTTACTACATGGGAGTTGGTGGAAATGATAACAAAACCACACGCTTTAGACGTTATACAGGAGACGGAGGTCGTCCGTTATTACCAGAACACGATTTAAGTGATACTAAGTTTATGTTAGAGCCAAACACACCTTATCATATAAAAATAATAGCTCATAACGGAATTATTCAATATTACAGAAACGATCAGTTACTAGTAGATTTTAAAGATGATGCACCATATACTTCTGGTCATTTTGGATTTAGAACAGTTAAAAACCACATGACAGTCGATAACTTTAAAGT